A section of the Petrimonas sulfuriphila genome encodes:
- a CDS encoding exo-alpha-sialidase: MPYTERLIFISILLLIFSACQGEKDHNDQYYYIEWDRASLLRIAEEGGYPRLRRLNDGSFLAAYENRQGDVVVKRSSNEGVSWDDPVTAYEKFEFVDPASSASTVVNIANPEIVQLANGDILLASNLRPRKEGLYPFSIALKRSVDKGRTWSQAQILYQAAPFFRDGCWEPSFLILPDGTVQIYFANESPYRNSDEQEISMIRSVDNGYTWSENPTTVSFRQGYRDGMPVAIHDGTNIYLAIEDNLSGQFKPYIIRSAVGSPWVEAVRKDSPYRYSALRSPLPDTVYAGAPYLIRTENNVYVLSYQTTNNRSFDWERSTMEIQVSGVPSDFSNPSQPFIVPLSKEAKWNSLADLGNNTIAALASTNFEGEKIGVWMIKGKIRKQ, from the coding sequence ATGCCATATACTGAACGACTGATTTTTATTTCAATCCTCCTGCTCATTTTTTCTGCTTGTCAAGGCGAGAAGGACCATAACGATCAGTATTATTATATTGAATGGGATAGAGCCTCCCTCCTTCGCATAGCGGAAGAGGGGGGATATCCTCGTTTACGCCGTTTAAACGACGGTTCGTTTTTGGCAGCATACGAGAATAGGCAAGGAGATGTGGTTGTAAAAAGGAGCAGCAATGAAGGTGTTTCCTGGGATGACCCGGTAACTGCATACGAAAAGTTTGAATTTGTCGATCCGGCGTCTTCTGCTTCTACGGTAGTGAATATAGCCAATCCTGAAATTGTTCAGTTGGCCAACGGGGATATTCTGCTGGCCAGTAATTTGCGCCCCCGAAAAGAAGGTCTTTATCCGTTTTCGATTGCGTTAAAAAGGAGTGTTGACAAGGGGAGGACGTGGTCCCAGGCACAAATACTCTATCAAGCTGCTCCGTTTTTCAGGGATGGCTGCTGGGAACCTTCTTTCCTGATTTTGCCGGACGGAACGGTACAGATTTATTTCGCGAACGAATCGCCTTACCGCAACTCGGATGAACAGGAAATATCAATGATACGATCTGTTGATAACGGCTATACGTGGAGTGAAAACCCAACAACGGTTAGTTTCAGGCAAGGATATCGCGATGGGATGCCGGTAGCCATTCATGACGGTACGAATATCTACCTGGCTATCGAAGATAACTTGTCGGGGCAGTTTAAACCGTACATCATTCGCAGTGCGGTTGGTAGTCCATGGGTAGAAGCCGTGCGAAAAGATTCCCCGTACCGCTATTCTGCATTACGGTCTCCGCTACCCGATACGGTTTACGCAGGAGCTCCTTACCTCATTCGTACAGAGAACAACGTTTACGTACTCTCCTATCAGACTACAAACAACAGGAGTTTCGATTGGGAACGGTCGACTATGGAGATACAGGTTAGCGGTGTGCCGTCCGATTTCAGTAACCCGTCTCAGCCTTTCATTGTCCCACTGTCGAAAGAAGCTAAATGGAATTCATTGGCCGATTTAGGGAACAACACCATTGCCGCACTTGCTTCCACAAACTTCGAAGGAGAAAAAATAGGAGTTTGGATGATTAAAGGGAAAATCAGAAAACAATAA